One window from the genome of Elaeis guineensis isolate ETL-2024a chromosome 5, EG11, whole genome shotgun sequence encodes:
- the LOC105045390 gene encoding uncharacterized protein: MEQYSKDGEPSARVQVLQQSDGLSIVISDSHGSTFFEPQRELSDLQSINNDDAAGRSGRHGDDAPEKKLTLFALRLAILEKAASGLGALGFVWATVVLLGGFAITLERKDFWFITVILLVESTRIFSRSHELEWQHQATWSLTEAGRSSFRAIKSSSRLLFRAILAVFRPFSIESRRIAGDVRKFSEAPVTAQRTWYTSDVPLLPYAGWVFLSRNVSRLLYWLQLLSASSCVLLSLMRLIEQDYGVVHDGDTDKKNRRSALNIFYGLALAEALLFLAERAYLEWKISHRRLLDQVSMECHLGAYGMVSIKRFFYDAYSKCLNGSIFDGLRMDLITFAEELLASSSRDEQLIGARILLKFSTSHRFADATLRKIGTSTLVIERLIEMLNWKNSAEVELRKSAAVIVSKLAGKKQNALRVAGIPGAMESISSLLYTGPRCSNPKPDEVGHQCSAAGRANCESSVFNLLGLLILKKLANDHDNCGKMGHARGLLAKIIDFTSGGRRLGRREGVSESQIKAVKRSLQVVKMLASTSGSTGRALRQEISEIVFTVSNIREILQHGEHYIMLQKLGIEILTSLAMDKEARERIGSTGGIVKELLRIFFRTGFTEDHNSVKVEAGEALAMLALESKQNCDRILKEAGVVERLVSSLSDPVLRIHSSRILRNLCNYAGTECFFQLRGVTAGATLVLKVILVEEMKLLEVSLGLAVEIIKLMSPEEYNEELAKAGIKEAEFPKKLVQILNKYNYPSIKVPRIRRFVIELAIGMMKSDGRYIRIFRDLGMEKELEHVSGTTSELECFNVFSGSVGLSRHNTTLCSLVDIALEMMGTK, from the exons ATGGAACAGTACTCCAAGGACGGCGAGCCGAGCGCGCGGGTCCAAGTCCTCCAGCAATCCGATGGATTGAGCATCGTGATCAGCGACAGCCATGGGTCCACCTTCTTCGAGCCTCAGAGAGAGTTGAGCGACCTGCAAAGCATCAACAACGACGACGCTGCCGGCCGCTCTGGAAGGCATGGTGACGATGCCCCTGAGAAGAAGCTGACCCTCTTCGCCCTCCGCCtcgccattcttgaaaaggccgCCAGCGGCCTCGGCGCGCTGGGCTTCGTCTGGGCCACCGTCGTCCTCCTCGGCGGCTTCGCCATCACTCTGGAAAGAAAGGACTTCTGGTTCATCACCGTCATCCTTCTCGTCGAAAGCACCAGGATATTCAGCAGGAGCCACGAGCTCGAGTGGCAGCACCAGGCCACTTGGTCCCTCACCGAGGCCGGCCGGTCCAGCTTCCGCGCCATCAAGTCCAGCTCCCGCCTCCTCTTCCGAGCCATCCTGGCCGTCTTCCGGCCATTCTCGATCGAAAGCAGGAGAATTGCTGGAGATGTGAGAAAGTTCAGCGAGGCCCCCGTTACGGCGCAGCGGACGTGGTATACCTCCGATGTCCCCCTCCTCCCCTATGCCGGCTGGGTCTTCCTCTCCCGCAATGTGAGCCGGCTTCTCTACTGGCTCCAGCTCCTATCGGCCTCGTCGTGTGTCTTGCTGTCACTGATGCGCCTCATCGAGCAGGACTATGGAGTGGTACATGACGGCGACACCGACAAGAAGAACCGGCGGTCGGCGCTGAACATTTTCTACGGCTTGGCCCTTGCAGAGGCTCTGTTATTCCTTGCTGAAAGGGCCTACTTGGAGTGGAAGATCAGCCACCGCCGACTGCTCGACCAAGTGAGCATGGAGTGCCACCTCGGTGCCTACGGCATGGTGTCGATCAAGAGGTTCTTCTATGATGCCTACTCGAAATGTCTCAATGGGAGCATCTTCGATGGGCTCAGGATGGACTTGATCACCTTCGCTGAGGAGCTCCTCGCCTCGAGCTCCCGTGATGAGCAGCTCATCGGGGCACGCATCCTGCTCAAATTCTCGACCAGCCACCGGTTCGCCGATGCCACACTCCGCAAGATTGGGACATCCACCCTGGTTATCGAGAGGCTGATTGAGATGCTGAATTGGAAGAATTCAGCTGAGGTGGAGCTCAGGAAGTCAGCTGCAGTCATTGTCTCAAAGCTTGCCGGGAAGAAGCAGAATGCGCTCCGGGTTGCAGGGATTCCAGGGGCCATGGAGTCCATCTCCTCATTGTTGTACACCGGACCACGTTGCTCGAACCCGAAGCCTGATGAGGTTGGTCACCAATGCTCCGCTGCCGGCCGAGCAAACTGCGAGTCCTCGGTCTTCAATCTATTGGGTCTGCTGATCCTTAAGAAGCTTGCAAACGATCATGACAATTGTGGGAAGATGGGGCACGCTAGAGGTCTGTTAGCTAAGATTATAGACTTCACCAGCGGCGGCAGGAGGCtaggaagaagggagggggtgtcaGAGTCTCAAATTAAAGCAGTGAAGAGGTCGTTGCAGGTGGTGAAAATGCTGGCAAGCACAAGTGGGAGCACTGGCAGGGCACTTCGTCAGGAGATATCAGAGATAGTTTTCACAGTGAGCAACATAAGAGAGATCTTGCAGCATGGAGAACACTACATTATGCTTCAGAAGTTGGGAATTGAGATTTTAACCAGCCTGGCGATGGACAAGGAGGCGAGGGAGAGAATTGGGAGCACTGGGGGAATAGTCAAGGAACTGCTGAGGATCTTCTTCAGGACTGGGTTTACTGAGGATCATAATTCCGTGAAGGTTGAGGCAGGGGAGGCATTGGCGATGCTGGCATTGGAAAGCAAGCAGAATTGTGACAGGATTCTGAAGGAGGCTGGTGTTGTGGAGCGGCTTGTGAGCTCTTTGAGTGACCCAGTGCTTCGGATTCATTCGTCGAGGATTCTGAGGAACTTGTGCAACTATGCTGGGACCGAATGCTTCTTCCAGCTGAGAGGAGTCACTGCAGGCGCTACCTTG GTGCTGAAGGTGATTTTGGTGGAAGAGATGAAATTACTGGAGGTATCTCTTGGCCTGGCAGTAGAAATCATCAAACTCATGAGTCCTGAAGAATATAATGAGGAACTTGCTAAGGCTGGCATTAAGGAGGCAGAGTTCCCAAAGAAGCTGGTTCAGATATTGAACAAGTATAACTATCCTTCAATTAAGGTCCCGAGAATAAGGAGGTTTGTAATTGAGCTAGCAATAGGGATGATGAAATCTGATGGAAGGTATATCAGAATTTTCAGAGATTTAGGCATGGAAAAGGAGCTTGAGCATGTCTCAGGAACCACATCAGAGCTTGAATGCTTCAATGTTTTCTCTGGGAGTGTGGGACTGAGCAGACACAACACAACCCTCTGCTCTCTAGTGGACATTGCATTAGAGATGATGGGCACAAAATGA